The Sphingosinicella humi genome has a window encoding:
- the phoB gene encoding phosphate regulon transcriptional regulator PhoB — protein sequence MPKRSPPEMSTASRILLVEDDVALVELLRWHLEQDDFEVQSTPSGETALRLVQEQSPDLILLDWMIEELSGLEVCRRLRNGGDYPNVPIIMLTARGEEVDRVNALETGADDYITKPFSPKELLARVRAVLRRVRPVLATERLRFADLEMDLASYRVRRGGQSVSIGPTEFRLLRHFMENPRRAFPRERLMHNVWGPSSDIDARTVDVHIRRLRLALASVEGPELIRTIRGVGYSLDDDLG from the coding sequence ATGCCCAAGCGGTCCCCGCCTGAGATGAGTACGGCAAGCCGGATCCTCCTCGTGGAGGACGATGTGGCCCTGGTCGAACTGCTGCGTTGGCACCTCGAGCAGGACGATTTCGAAGTCCAAAGCACGCCCAGCGGCGAGACCGCATTGCGCCTCGTCCAGGAGCAGTCTCCCGATCTCATCCTGCTCGACTGGATGATCGAAGAACTGTCGGGGCTGGAGGTCTGCCGCCGTCTTCGAAATGGCGGTGACTATCCGAACGTCCCGATCATCATGCTGACCGCCCGAGGAGAGGAGGTCGACCGGGTCAATGCGCTAGAGACGGGAGCGGATGATTATATCACCAAACCCTTCAGTCCGAAGGAGCTTCTGGCCCGCGTCCGCGCCGTTCTGAGACGGGTTCGGCCGGTTCTCGCGACCGAGCGGTTGCGCTTTGCCGATCTCGAGATGGACCTGGCCAGCTACCGCGTCAGGCGCGGCGGCCAGTCGGTATCGATCGGGCCGACCGAGTTCCGTCTCCTCCGCCACTTCATGGAGAACCCGCGCCGGGCCTTCCCGCGGGAGCGGCTGATGCACAATGTCTGGGGCCCGAGCAGCGACATCGATGCTCGAACCGTGGACGTCCACATCCGGCGGCTGCGCCTGGCCCTCGCTTCGGTGGAAGGACCGGAACTCATTCGAACCATCCGCGGCGTCGGCTATTCACTCGACGACGATCTGGGTTGA
- a CDS encoding very short patch repair endonuclease: MGTDSEGFWRRHSKGLSHSCLIAKQSPRGWLVARFWSLCGAWLAPRASSTPPPGKVRDYHHLAVRSIHLGGKLADFLEPGERSRRMGRIRSQDTRPEIILRRALHELGLRFRLGGAGLPGRPDIVLPRHRAVVFVHGCFWHRHRGCKVASTPKSNTGFWTAKFDRNVERDAKVTRELEALGWRVFVAWECELTVKSRLGLTAAGLARRIRGEPGAPEVASTF, encoded by the coding sequence GTGGGTACTGATTCGGAAGGATTCTGGCGTCGTCATTCGAAGGGCTTATCTCACTCTTGCTTGATAGCGAAACAATCGCCGCGAGGATGGCTGGTTGCTCGATTCTGGTCGCTCTGCGGCGCTTGGCTGGCTCCCCGCGCTTCCTCGACGCCTCCCCCTGGCAAAGTCCGCGACTACCACCATCTAGCTGTTCGTAGCATACATCTAGGAGGCAAGTTGGCGGACTTCCTTGAACCAGGCGAACGATCGCGGCGCATGGGGCGCATCAGGTCTCAGGACACAAGGCCCGAAATTATCCTGAGGCGAGCATTGCACGAGCTCGGCCTACGCTTTCGTCTCGGAGGCGCAGGGCTTCCCGGTCGCCCTGATATCGTACTGCCGCGCCATCGTGCCGTGGTTTTTGTTCATGGCTGCTTTTGGCATCGTCATCGTGGTTGTAAAGTCGCGTCAACACCAAAGTCGAACACTGGCTTTTGGACGGCAAAGTTCGACCGGAATGTCGAGCGCGATGCGAAGGTCACCCGGGAGCTGGAAGCGCTGGGTTGGCGTGTCTTCGTTGCGTGGGAGTGCGAACTCACCGTCAAGTCACGGCTGGGCTTGACTGCTGCCGGGCTGGCCAGGCGGATCCGAGGCGAACCCGGTGCGCCCGAGGTCGCGAGTACCTTCTAG
- a CDS encoding C39 family peptidase gives MTAPPGDARIWMGQVAEGRQTFAKPVKSWKELKFTNLVRQQTDFSCGAAALATIFNYAYGRDTSEQQVLVNMLKVADPDVVREKGFSLLDMKNYTNAIGMTSEGYEVPYQALRQLKVPAIVLLNIKNYKHFVVVRKAEDDRIHLADPALGNRVMGRGDFEKAWNRVVFVIVGEGFNPDTVLMDPPPPLSARRLFEMRSPVANAEVYDFGFGPAFNFVL, from the coding sequence ATGACCGCGCCGCCGGGGGATGCCCGGATCTGGATGGGGCAGGTCGCCGAAGGTCGCCAGACCTTCGCCAAGCCGGTCAAGAGCTGGAAAGAACTCAAATTCACCAACCTCGTCCGGCAGCAGACCGACTTCAGCTGCGGTGCCGCGGCTCTCGCGACGATCTTCAACTATGCCTACGGGCGCGACACGAGCGAGCAGCAAGTCCTCGTCAACATGCTCAAGGTCGCCGACCCGGACGTCGTGCGCGAGAAAGGCTTCTCGCTGCTCGACATGAAGAATTACACCAACGCGATCGGCATGACGAGCGAAGGCTATGAAGTGCCCTATCAGGCGCTTCGCCAGCTCAAGGTGCCCGCGATCGTTCTGCTCAACATCAAGAATTACAAGCATTTCGTCGTCGTCCGTAAGGCGGAGGACGATCGGATCCACCTTGCCGATCCGGCGCTCGGAAATCGGGTGATGGGACGCGGCGATTTCGAAAAGGCGTGGAACCGCGTCGTTTTCGTCATCGTCGGCGAGGGCTTCAACCCGGACACGGTGCTGATGGATCCGCCGCCGCCCCTGTCGGCGCGTCGCCTGTTCGAGATGCGATCGCCCGTCGCCAATGCCGAGGTTTACGATTTCGGCTTCGGACCGGCGTTCAACTTCGTGCTATGA
- a CDS encoding NRDE family protein, which translates to MCVLAFAWRAHPRWPLVVAGNRDEFHSRPAAPLARWQAADHLIAGRDLQSGGTWLGVSERGRFAVVTNLRGYDAADTARTSRGALVTSLLVDDAPVTEVGKTELGDFNPFNLIFADREQAWFLSNRPKPFRSRLAPGLYGLSNGALDEPWSKTLQLKAHLLDWIVKGAQRPELLLDALRDERLSDAGIASGLPSDVPQEPTLSPIFIRNPIYGTRCSTVVAIDDRGSGIIAERRFDDTGEPAGETALAFSWHG; encoded by the coding sequence ATGTGCGTTCTGGCTTTTGCTTGGCGAGCCCATCCGCGATGGCCTCTGGTCGTGGCCGGCAATCGGGACGAGTTTCATTCCCGTCCCGCCGCGCCGCTGGCGCGATGGCAGGCGGCGGATCACCTGATCGCCGGCCGCGACCTGCAATCGGGCGGAACCTGGCTGGGCGTCTCCGAGCGGGGTCGGTTCGCAGTGGTCACCAATCTCAGGGGCTATGATGCGGCCGATACGGCCCGCACCTCTCGCGGCGCCCTGGTCACTAGCCTGCTCGTCGATGATGCGCCGGTCACCGAAGTCGGGAAGACTGAGCTTGGCGATTTCAACCCGTTCAACCTGATTTTCGCGGATCGGGAGCAGGCCTGGTTCCTGTCGAACCGGCCGAAGCCTTTCCGCAGCCGCCTGGCGCCCGGCCTCTACGGCCTGTCGAACGGCGCGCTCGACGAACCTTGGTCCAAGACGCTGCAGCTAAAGGCGCACTTACTCGATTGGATCGTAAAAGGGGCCCAACGGCCCGAACTGCTACTCGACGCCCTTCGCGACGAGAGGCTGTCCGATGCGGGAATAGCCTCGGGGCTTCCGTCCGATGTGCCGCAAGAACCGACGCTTTCCCCGATATTCATCCGCAACCCGATCTACGGAACACGTTGCAGCACAGTCGTGGCGATCGACGATCGGGGAAGCGGGATCATCGCGGAACGGCGCTTCGACGATACCGGCGAGCCGGCGGGCGAGACCGCTCTCGCCTTCTCCTGGCACGGCTGA
- a CDS encoding TetR/AcrR family transcriptional regulator: MPTGEKGTRRKRGRPRRSDAPDPAAIRTAALARFARNGFDGTNLREIAAEAGVDVALVARQFGSKMGLWKSVVDTIAQRMADAQADTGELPSAGMPLAERLRRALHGFVAFNAAHPELGQFFVNEVARPGERRDYVLERLWLPNRRALLPLLREGIDGGIVPAVDPELALLMLIGAVALPLITGEAVSQVLRQDMEARLTEAVTALFVAT, encoded by the coding sequence ATGCCGACGGGCGAAAAAGGCACGAGGCGAAAGCGGGGACGGCCCAGGCGCAGCGACGCGCCCGATCCGGCGGCCATCAGGACGGCGGCGCTCGCAAGATTTGCGCGCAACGGCTTTGACGGCACCAACCTGCGCGAGATCGCCGCTGAGGCGGGGGTGGACGTTGCCTTGGTGGCGCGCCAGTTCGGATCGAAGATGGGCTTGTGGAAGTCCGTGGTCGACACGATCGCGCAGCGGATGGCCGACGCCCAGGCGGACACTGGCGAGCTGCCGTCGGCCGGAATGCCACTCGCCGAGCGCCTCCGCCGAGCGCTCCATGGCTTCGTCGCCTTCAATGCGGCTCATCCCGAACTTGGGCAGTTTTTCGTCAACGAAGTCGCTCGGCCCGGCGAGCGGCGAGACTATGTGCTGGAGCGGCTTTGGCTGCCCAACCGGCGCGCCCTGCTCCCGCTGCTGCGGGAAGGGATCGATGGAGGCATCGTTCCGGCTGTCGATCCCGAGCTAGCGCTGCTGATGCTGATCGGCGCCGTCGCGCTGCCCCTCATCACGGGTGAAGCGGTGTCGCAGGTATTGCGGCAAGACATGGAGGCGCGGCTGACGGAGGCAGTGACCGCCTTGTTCGTCGCGACCTAG
- a CDS encoding alpha/beta fold hydrolase, protein MLRLPLFLSAVALCAAPVLAAAPDTADPYAASRDIVADIGRIVTPDGVQETFTVELGGARQVVNVRGADRANPVLLFIHGGPGAVEMPIAWSFQRPWEDFFTVVQWDQRGAGRSYPLNDPEAIAPTMTLERYRDDAIQLIEMLRAKYGKRKIFVLGHSWGSAVGLAVAAKRPDLLHAYVGMGQIIDFRENERVGMAWTVEEAHKRGDEAAVREVEALRPYPDSGAFTIDQADGWRKWAIRYGALAAYRPDANFYLRAPRLSPEYSAEDRQAWADGAVFTVKTLFPRLADLSFKDVRRLEVPVIMLLGRHDYATPSSITYEWMGDLSAPKKQVIWFEHSAHLPMIEEPGRTLKALINEVRPLGAVSD, encoded by the coding sequence TTGCTTCGACTGCCGTTGTTCCTTTCCGCTGTCGCACTGTGCGCCGCTCCAGTTCTGGCGGCAGCGCCGGACACGGCCGATCCCTATGCCGCGAGCCGTGACATCGTCGCGGACATAGGCCGGATCGTGACACCTGACGGGGTGCAGGAGACATTTACCGTGGAGCTGGGCGGGGCGCGCCAGGTCGTCAACGTCCGCGGCGCCGATCGCGCCAACCCGGTCCTCCTTTTCATCCATGGCGGCCCGGGCGCTGTCGAGATGCCGATCGCCTGGTCCTTCCAGCGACCGTGGGAGGACTTCTTCACCGTGGTCCAGTGGGACCAGCGGGGCGCGGGGCGCTCCTATCCGCTGAACGATCCCGAGGCGATCGCGCCGACTATGACGTTGGAGCGCTACCGGGACGACGCGATTCAGCTGATCGAGATGCTTCGCGCCAAATACGGAAAGCGCAAGATATTCGTCCTCGGGCACAGTTGGGGCTCGGCCGTCGGCTTGGCTGTCGCTGCGAAGCGTCCAGACCTGCTCCACGCCTATGTCGGGATGGGCCAGATCATCGACTTCCGCGAGAACGAGCGCGTCGGCATGGCATGGACCGTGGAGGAGGCGCACAAGCGCGGCGACGAGGCGGCCGTTCGCGAAGTGGAGGCGCTGCGACCCTATCCCGACAGCGGCGCCTTCACGATCGATCAGGCTGACGGATGGCGCAAATGGGCGATCCGCTACGGTGCGCTGGCCGCCTACCGTCCGGACGCGAACTTCTATCTTCGTGCACCGCGGCTTTCGCCCGAATATTCCGCCGAGGATCGGCAGGCGTGGGCAGACGGCGCGGTTTTCACTGTGAAGACGCTGTTCCCTCGCCTGGCAGACCTCAGCTTCAAGGATGTGCGCCGCCTGGAGGTGCCGGTCATCATGTTGCTCGGTCGCCATGACTACGCGACACCGTCCTCGATCACCTACGAGTGGATGGGAGATCTGAGCGCACCGAAGAAACAGGTGATCTGGTTCGAGCATTCGGCACATTTGCCCATGATCGAGGAGCCGGGGCGGACGTTGAAGGCACTCATTAACGAAGTAAGGCCGCTCGGCGCCGTCTCAGATTAA
- a CDS encoding class I mannose-6-phosphate isomerase, whose translation MAEGTQPIGEIWFEDGPVPHRPLLVKYLFTSERLSIQVHPGEEAGRKAGHSGGKDEAWFITQAEEDAVLGLGLTNSISRAALRQAAVDGSIMDLVDWRPAAAGDFYYSPAGTVHALGAGLVLIEVQQNVDATYRLYDYGRERELHLDQAVAVANPAPFKPLGTGRDLGGGRAVLIDGGAFVVERWSHGASGLLEASKAMPVWIIPLADGGDIDGKPFRAGHVWIADGRAGVDVGQGDILVAYEAGRHVPGLIG comes from the coding sequence ATGGCAGAGGGGACGCAGCCGATCGGCGAAATCTGGTTCGAGGACGGCCCCGTTCCGCACCGGCCGCTGCTCGTCAAATATCTCTTCACCTCCGAGCGGCTGTCGATCCAGGTTCATCCGGGGGAAGAGGCTGGCCGGAAAGCCGGCCATTCCGGGGGCAAGGACGAGGCTTGGTTCATCACCCAGGCGGAGGAGGATGCCGTGCTCGGGCTCGGCCTCACGAACAGCATCTCGCGGGCCGCGCTGCGCCAGGCGGCGGTGGATGGGTCGATCATGGATCTCGTCGACTGGCGGCCGGCCGCGGCGGGCGACTTCTACTATTCGCCGGCCGGCACCGTTCACGCGTTGGGAGCTGGCCTCGTGCTAATCGAAGTGCAGCAGAATGTCGACGCGACCTACAGGCTATACGACTATGGCCGCGAGCGGGAACTCCACCTCGACCAAGCCGTGGCGGTGGCCAACCCGGCCCCGTTCAAGCCTTTGGGCACCGGCCGCGACCTGGGCGGCGGGCGTGCCGTCCTGATCGATGGAGGCGCTTTCGTCGTCGAACGCTGGAGCCACGGAGCGAGCGGCCTGCTGGAGGCGAGCAAGGCCATGCCGGTCTGGATCATTCCGCTGGCCGACGGCGGCGACATCGACGGTAAGCCGTTCCGGGCGGGGCATGTCTGGATAGCGGACGGGCGCGCCGGGGTGGATGTTGGCCAGGGCGACATCCTGGTCGCCTATGAAGCGGGGCGCCATGTTCCGGGGCTGATCGGCTAG
- a CDS encoding peptidoglycan-binding domain-containing protein → MTDRRVVNGGLTLAICLGLLGWASAARAGTQDGVFAVEEAGRALCPAFVKARAEKSEAYARYVGFIEGYLTAANRYEPNTFDLTPWHNANAFALILYKHCQKEKNAKDALAMVAQKLVLAMKPFRLADFSKMVEVGAGADNALLYETVLKRAQTELSRKGLYHGEVDGKFSAETKAALTEFQRLAKLQPNGIPDAATLWVLLNP, encoded by the coding sequence ATGACGGACAGGCGAGTTGTGAATGGGGGGCTGACCCTGGCGATCTGCCTGGGATTGCTGGGCTGGGCGTCGGCGGCGCGGGCCGGCACGCAGGACGGCGTCTTCGCGGTCGAAGAGGCGGGACGCGCGCTCTGTCCTGCCTTCGTGAAGGCGCGGGCCGAGAAGTCCGAAGCCTATGCGCGCTATGTCGGCTTCATCGAAGGCTATCTTACGGCGGCGAACCGCTATGAACCCAATACGTTCGACCTTACGCCCTGGCACAACGCCAACGCGTTCGCGCTCATCCTCTACAAACATTGTCAGAAGGAGAAGAATGCGAAGGATGCGCTCGCCATGGTGGCGCAGAAACTGGTCCTCGCGATGAAGCCGTTTCGACTGGCGGACTTCTCCAAGATGGTCGAGGTTGGCGCGGGAGCCGACAACGCCCTCCTCTACGAGACAGTCTTGAAGCGGGCGCAGACCGAACTGTCCCGGAAGGGACTGTATCATGGCGAAGTCGACGGCAAGTTCTCGGCCGAAACGAAGGCTGCGCTGACTGAATTTCAGCGTTTGGCAAAGCTGCAGCCCAATGGTATACCCGACGCGGCTACTTTGTGGGTGCTCCTGAACCCATGA
- the phoU gene encoding phosphate signaling complex protein PhoU produces MAQLGVHTVKAFDEDLEQLRALVAEIGGRAEAALANAMQALAMQDEALAAEVVDGDRKIDALASEIERQSVRLIALRAPMADDLREILAALKTSIVIERIGDNAKKIARRALPARSGRDPEAVALFPTMAECVAAMIRSALDAFIARDADAARRTALADEEVDQLYHTIFRQLVAEMIESPSTIGRATDFMIIAQSLERIADHAVDIADAVCFAATGDRLAAEAQAHAQAVPA; encoded by the coding sequence TTGGCGCAATTGGGTGTTCACACGGTCAAGGCGTTCGATGAGGATCTCGAGCAGCTCCGAGCGCTGGTGGCCGAAATCGGCGGGCGTGCGGAGGCCGCCCTCGCCAACGCGATGCAGGCCCTGGCGATGCAGGACGAAGCTCTTGCTGCGGAGGTGGTCGACGGCGATCGCAAGATCGATGCGCTGGCAAGCGAGATAGAACGCCAGAGCGTACGCCTGATCGCGCTCCGCGCTCCGATGGCCGATGACCTGCGCGAGATCCTCGCGGCCTTGAAGACGTCGATCGTGATCGAGCGGATCGGCGACAATGCGAAGAAGATCGCGCGCCGCGCCTTGCCGGCTCGAAGCGGTCGCGACCCGGAGGCGGTCGCATTGTTTCCGACGATGGCAGAATGTGTGGCCGCGATGATAAGATCGGCGCTCGATGCTTTCATCGCCCGGGACGCCGACGCCGCGCGGCGAACGGCGTTGGCGGACGAAGAGGTCGATCAGCTCTATCACACCATCTTCCGTCAACTCGTCGCCGAGATGATCGAGAGCCCGTCGACGATCGGCCGCGCGACGGACTTCATGATCATTGCCCAAAGCCTCGAGCGCATCGCGGATCATGCCGTCGACATCGCCGATGCGGTCTGCTTTGCCGCGACAGGGGATCGCCTCGCGGCCGAGGCGCAGGCCCATGCCCAAGCGGTCCCCGCCTGA
- a CDS encoding helix-turn-helix transcriptional regulator yields the protein MIDETRTLICADKRGRTVLKPGGGLRLRDSRVEPANADDLPAFEELIESRTGLESLGLKGSHGGHLIVQASKICERQGKTLIGLAIRIVGRGFSPRWADLKQAFHLTKAENQVVRSLLAGLSAEQIAEAHGLSLDTIRTHIRHAYDKLNVSSRDQMWHRLAPYRLN from the coding sequence GTGATCGACGAAACGCGGACACTGATTTGCGCCGACAAGCGGGGGCGGACGGTTTTGAAGCCGGGCGGCGGGCTGAGGCTGCGCGATAGTCGAGTGGAACCTGCCAACGCCGATGATCTTCCGGCGTTCGAAGAGCTGATCGAGTCCAGGACCGGGCTGGAGTCCCTGGGTCTGAAAGGAAGCCATGGCGGGCACCTCATTGTCCAGGCCTCCAAGATCTGCGAACGCCAAGGCAAGACGCTCATCGGACTTGCCATCCGGATCGTCGGCCGCGGCTTCAGCCCCCGCTGGGCCGATCTCAAGCAGGCCTTTCACCTCACCAAGGCAGAAAATCAGGTTGTGAGGTCCCTGCTGGCCGGCCTGAGCGCGGAGCAGATCGCGGAGGCCCACGGCCTGTCGCTCGACACGATCAGGACCCATATCCGCCATGCCTATGACAAGCTCAATGTCTCGTCGCGCGATCAGATGTGGCACCGGCTGGCGCCATACCGCCTGAACTGA